In Spirosoma aureum, a single genomic region encodes these proteins:
- a CDS encoding FecR domain-containing protein, protein MNHSQPGPTKAIVFTYFARQATPLERQAIEAWLETDEGNTLYYTYLDEWERLHPQFYPDIDAAHHHFAQFMEQSVSVEPTELSRHEAYLKSISTHKPTHWLQSHWFWWVAASVALLISSLLITTDYWYYTTRSNGYKQIQSLTLPDGSRVLLGANSSVKYARFGFSRGARRVWLDGEAEFRIVHRPNRQRFIVRTPDKTIVEVLGTVFVINSRRNSTRIVLESGRIELNTPRTVRPVVLAPGDMATVSAQGHLKMQHPSNTLTRVTWHDHRFVFADTPLADVANQLHDIFGVTVQIPQSDLMARHVSGTFQAETADDLLQALSLMMGLHIDQSKTVYVLTQ, encoded by the coding sequence ATGAACCATTCTCAACCAGGGCCAACCAAAGCCATTGTATTCACTTACTTTGCCAGGCAGGCCACTCCTTTAGAACGTCAGGCCATCGAAGCTTGGCTAGAGACCGACGAAGGCAATACGCTGTATTATACATACTTAGACGAATGGGAACGCTTACATCCGCAGTTTTACCCGGACATCGATGCAGCTCATCACCATTTTGCCCAATTTATGGAGCAATCCGTTTCGGTTGAACCAACCGAGCTCAGTCGACATGAAGCTTATTTAAAATCCATTTCCACTCATAAACCAACACACTGGCTTCAGTCGCACTGGTTCTGGTGGGTGGCCGCTTCAGTCGCCCTACTTATTAGCAGCTTATTGATCACTACCGACTATTGGTATTACACGACTCGGAGCAATGGATATAAACAAATCCAGTCATTAACGCTTCCAGATGGGTCGAGAGTTTTGCTAGGGGCTAATTCTTCGGTAAAGTACGCCCGGTTTGGCTTTTCACGAGGGGCAAGACGGGTCTGGCTGGATGGTGAAGCTGAATTTAGAATCGTTCATCGACCCAACAGACAGCGATTCATCGTTAGAACACCTGACAAGACTATCGTGGAGGTACTGGGTACCGTTTTTGTCATCAACAGTCGCCGGAACAGCACACGAATTGTCCTGGAAAGTGGTCGCATTGAATTAAACACTCCCCGCACGGTCCGTCCAGTCGTACTCGCACCAGGCGACATGGCAACCGTATCTGCCCAGGGGCATCTGAAAATGCAGCATCCGTCCAATACCCTCACTCGCGTAACCTGGCACGACCACCGATTCGTTTTCGCCGATACTCCGCTAGCGGATGTTGCCAATCAACTGCATGACATCTTCGGTGTGACGGTGCAAATTCCTCAATCCGACCTGATGGCCCGTCATGTGTCTGGAACGTTCCAGGCCGAGACTGCCGATGATTTACTCCAGGCATTGTCATTGATGATGGGTCTGCATATCGACCAATCTAAAACGGTATATGTACTCACCCAGTAA